TGGACAAGAATTGTCGCTCCAGCAACACCAATGCATTATGGAGTCACAACATCAACGCTGAAAGTTTCATGAGATCTGTTGTTTAAAGCTAAGGCCATTATAATTAAATGCTTCAATCTTCCGATTAAGCATTTCTGCTATTTTAACAGAACATcacataattattttgattacgctcacacaatttttaagaaaatgagTAAAACTGAATTGCGTGGTAAGATTTTGTGAGTTTTCATGAGTACCACTattatactaataataatatgtatgtaaatgaattcattattcatattttatgcTAATTATATGGTATGGTGTTTAAGATTATGTTATCGATTATGACGGCGAGCAATGGAATTGTGGTATGTGTGGATGAAAATTTAGTAATAAATCCTGCCTTTAATGTCCATTGCATAAGAATCGTCTAGGCGTATATCATGCTTCTTAATAAGCTGACATTCACCGCCCTCAATAGAGGGTATGGAGTAGACATATAAGTATCCGTCTTGTGAAGCCACCAAAAGTCTGAAAGTAATAAAAGCCaagaattaaatacatataaacagcTTAAAACTATATTAATTGTGCGTaataacaccaaaaaaaaaatagttattattcAGTTATAccgtaatttattattttcttattactactataaataattaaaagttcaACCATGTGATAATTGttcattcatatttaaatttgttgctCGAAATATCTGAGtagaaaactttttgattttgttttaaatggCATCTAAAGACATATTGTAATATGAAAGTTTCACCAAAATATACCTCAACCATGCATATGTTATCAACCAAGCAAAGGTAAATACCATGCACTaatgtatgtacctacatatatatgcatacaaaacTGAAGCTGAAATGTTCTCCTACATTGTCTACAGCTTAAAAACAATCGATCAATagaaagcatatatgtataatcccTTGCGAGTACCTATTTTGGTCTTTTTATGTATAACTAAGTACATATACGGTCACCGCTGGAGATACAGgtacctatgtatatgctatttttctaagaaaataGTTTCGTTCAGTTTACTTGACCTTGGTAGCCATATTGTCATTGAACTACAAATTATGCGTACCTGACAGCTAATATCTTTACTGTTTGAATTTACCAAGTTAAATTTACATCTAGGATAAGATactactaaattttttattaattgaacgCATAATACATATTTCAGGATATGTTGTGTCAAAATTTTTAGTGCTTTCGAGCAAAATTTATGAAGTTATGCGTTTTAAACctgttttatatatagtatatcacatttttttgagcattcaaaaatttaaagcgTTTCCTCCTCAACCCGTATTCTCAAAAACAAAGCTGATTTTACGAATTAACGAATTAACTTTATCCATACTTAAGTAAACTCAccttagttgtttttgtattgttgtGATTGCACACATACGGCGAACACCAGCCTCCGGTAATGTTACCGATGTAAATGCTCGTCCCTGGCTGAATACATCCGTTACTTGAGTGGGCAGATAGCTGGTCACAGTTTTGCTGAGATATCTAAAAAAGGAGTAACTAACAGCATGAGAGAGTTGACGTGGGGTAGAGCGACGACAAACGGTTGGACAATGATGACAAAATATGAGAGGTGGCGAGGGTGTCGAATTAGGGTGTTATGTAATGGTTGATAGTTTAAAGTTGTTTGGTTGGTGTTGAAAACAGGTGTAGATGTTGGATGTTGAGAGCGGGTGTGCGATTTTCAAGGAAGAAAAAGAAACGTAAAAGATATGagtaaaaatgttttagaaataaaagaacaacagaaaggtaaaaaaaatgcaaaaggtACAATGCAAAATAGTAATacgtaaaacaagaaaaatataataatgtcaaATATATGTTTAACGAACCCCATCCAATCATCCGATGTTCGTTTTGAGTCAGCCTGTTCGGCAGCTGACCGATCCAAACGAAATATATGTACTGTTTCCGTGTTTGAACTCGACACTAAATATTTTGCGCATGTACTAAATGAGAGCGATGCAATCGCCACGCAACGCTTGAGACCACGACGCATTTCGAACAGCTTGCTGCCATCAAGAGATGAAAAGACGCGTATTACGGTACCACGCTCGCTCGCTGTAGCGATCTCAGTCCCAGACGGGCTAAATGCCAATGCAGCCAATGGAGAATCGTGAGCAGGTATCATGGTCTTAGCATGTAAATTTATTGCATCAAAAATTTGAACTTCCCCTGAGGTGACGCTTCCCGGATAGGCCAAATAACAGTGCTCTGATGAGGAAGAAAGTGCGCAGAGACCATTTGGATTGCATGGAGTATCACGTATCGTATGGACTACTTTCATATCCTGGATATTGTGAATATATAAACTTTCTTCCAGGCAAACAATTAGACGTTCCCGATTTAGTTTAACAGCCAATATGGTATTCGAGTATGAGTAATTACAAATTTCACTCTGTTTCTTAAAATGACATacctaataataatataaaaaaaataattaaaacatctacaatataacaaaacaaaaatacttttttttgcttactttaAGCTTTCGTGGTGACCGCTGAGAGACAACCGCAACCAAAGAACTTTCAAAAAGGCGTTCAATAAGGAATATCTCGTCCGTATGGCAACTGTATGTTTTATCCAATGTTAGATCTACTGAACTAAGACTGTATAAACTATAACCCGATCGTGTTGCAACCGCCAATGATCTAAAGAGTATATTAaacatttacttattttattagacaaaaataaaagtaatttgaaCTTACGTATcattttgattgaaattaacaaaaacttcACCAGCTTCAATGTCCGGGCGTCCCAATAGATTCATCATTATCCAAAGTAATATATGTCACAACAAAACAGTGTTTTTGTTCGAGTTCAAAAATGTTTCAACTTATTCTAGTTTATGATGAactgaaaattgtttttaaatttaggaatataatatttgtttataaagattttcagtATTTAAACTTActtgtattaaataaataatatatggtGATTGCTCAGGAAACctaaatataatatgaaaattatggACATATGTTAATAacggtttaatattttttcgaatagaGATAGAgcatacaaattttatgtttcttttagAGCAAACCTTTCTAACATAAAAAAGACGACGAAAATCTGAATATGTTTCATAAAATACAAAGTCACTAGGTTACAGGTTGAAAAATGTTAACCCTTCATCGCAGACACCGAAGACACATAGTTTCAGGGGATATACACATACACCTTTCGAAAGGAACTTGTGAAGAAATCATATTAACTCACAggtaaaatatgcataaattatgTTAGGGTATTTATTCTGAGATATGGTTAATTTTAGAC
This genomic stretch from Bactrocera dorsalis isolate Fly_Bdor chromosome 5, ASM2337382v1, whole genome shotgun sequence harbors:
- the LOC105228007 gene encoding WD repeat domain phosphoinositide-interacting protein 2 isoform X3, encoding MMNLLGRPDIEAGEVFVNFNQNDTSLAVATRSGYSLYSLSSVDLTLDKTYSCHTDEIFLIERLFESSLVAVVSQRSPRKLKVCHFKKQSEICNYSYSNTILAVKLNRERLIVCLEESLYIHNIQDMKVVHTIRDTPCNPNGLCALSSSSEHCYLAYPGSVTSGEVQIFDAINLHAKTMIPAHDSPLAALAFSPSGTEIATASERGTVIRVFSSLDGSKLFEMRRGLKRCVAIASLSFSTCAKYLVSSSNTETVHIFRLDRSAAEQADSKRTSDDWMGYSFFRYLSKTVTSYLPTQVTDVFSQGRAFTSVTLPEAGVRRMCAITTIQKQLRLLVASQDGYLYVYSIPSIEGGECQLIKKHDIRLDDSYAMDIKGRIYY
- the LOC105228007 gene encoding WD repeat domain phosphoinositide-interacting protein 2 isoform X1 gives rise to the protein MMNLLGRPDIEAGEVFVNFNQNDTSLAVATRSGYSLYSLSSVDLTLDKTYSCHTDEIFLIERLFESSLVAVVSQRSPRKLKVCHFKKQSEICNYSYSNTILAVKLNRERLIVCLEESLYIHNIQDMKVVHTIRDTPCNPNGLCALSSSSEHCYLAYPGSVTSGEVQIFDAINLHAKTMIPAHDSPLAALAFSPSGTEIATASERGTVIRVFSSLDGSKLFEMRRGLKRCVAIASLSFSTCAKYLVSSSNTETVHIFRLDRSAAEQADSKRTSDDWMGYSFFRYLSKTVTSYLPTQVTDVFSQGRAFTSVTLPEAGVRRMCAITTIQKQLRLLVASQDGYLYVYSIPSIEGGECQLIKKHDIRLDDSYAMDIKVDSPQPLGGAGAGTAVTEVISEDESSKQSTASGATYASAVKGDEKAAQP
- the LOC105228007 gene encoding WD repeat domain phosphoinositide-interacting protein 2 isoform X2; translation: MMNLLGRPDIEAGEVFVNFNQNDTSLAVATRSGYSLYSLSSVDLTLDKTYSCHTDEIFLIERLFESSLVAVVSQRSPRKLKVCHFKKQSEICNYSYSNTILAVKLNRERLIVCLEESLYIHNIQDMKVVHTIRDTPCNPNGLCALSSSSEHCYLAYPGSVTSGEVQIFDAINLHAKTMIPAHDSPLAALAFSPSGTEIATASERGTVIRVFSSLDGSKLFEMRRGLKRCVAIASLSFSTCAKYLVSSSNTETVHIFRLDRSAAEQADSKRTSDDWMGYLSKTVTSYLPTQVTDVFSQGRAFTSVTLPEAGVRRMCAITTIQKQLRLLVASQDGYLYVYSIPSIEGGECQLIKKHDIRLDDSYAMDIKVDSPQPLGGAGAGTAVTEVISEDESSKQSTASGATYASAVKGDEKAAQP